The Achromobacter pestifer genome includes a region encoding these proteins:
- a CDS encoding MFS transporter — protein sequence MKDITINPGAGVPPGRPAHQATAHERSGRKAVIAASAGNALEWYDFTVYALFAVYIGQNFFHNADPTVQLMASFLAFGLGFVVRPLGALVLGSYGDRAGRKAALTLTIMLMAVGTLLIAAAPPYAAIGVGAPLLIVCGRVLQGFSAGGEVGGATAFLVEHAPEGKRGQYASWLQASMGISNLLGALVATLVTTLLTEQQVGEWGWRVPFIIGLAIAPVGLWMRRALDETPHFREEQARQARQGDHVKAPLLSVLRDYPKELLTGLCMSVLWAVGPYALIIFMPIYVQKSLGFSSSQAFTAALVGNLFLIGGCVFSGTLSDRYGRRTVLRAAALILLLAVYPLMMWLKASHTLGTLIVVQSLFCLMVAMYVGVAPAALSEVFPTAVRSSGMSLSYNTAVTVLGGFAPVILTWITYTTGVAFAPALYVMGASVVALIALTVLPQGRHV from the coding sequence ATGAAAGACATCACGATCAATCCCGGAGCCGGGGTTCCGCCCGGCCGTCCGGCGCATCAGGCCACGGCGCACGAGCGCAGCGGCCGCAAGGCAGTGATTGCCGCGTCGGCCGGCAATGCCCTCGAATGGTATGACTTCACCGTCTATGCCCTGTTCGCGGTCTATATCGGGCAGAACTTCTTCCATAACGCCGATCCCACCGTGCAATTGATGGCTTCGTTCCTGGCCTTCGGCCTGGGCTTCGTGGTGCGGCCCCTGGGCGCGCTGGTGCTGGGTTCCTATGGCGACCGCGCCGGACGCAAGGCAGCGTTGACCTTGACCATCATGCTGATGGCCGTGGGCACGCTGCTGATCGCCGCGGCGCCGCCCTATGCCGCGATCGGCGTGGGCGCCCCCCTATTGATCGTGTGCGGCCGCGTGCTGCAAGGTTTCTCGGCCGGCGGCGAGGTCGGTGGCGCCACCGCCTTCCTGGTCGAGCATGCGCCGGAAGGCAAGCGCGGTCAGTATGCCTCGTGGCTGCAGGCCAGCATGGGCATTTCCAACCTGCTGGGCGCACTGGTCGCTACCCTGGTCACCACGCTGCTGACCGAACAGCAGGTCGGAGAATGGGGTTGGCGCGTGCCGTTCATCATCGGCCTTGCGATCGCGCCTGTCGGCCTGTGGATGCGCCGTGCGCTGGACGAAACGCCGCATTTCCGCGAAGAACAGGCGCGCCAGGCGCGTCAGGGCGACCATGTCAAGGCGCCGCTGCTGTCGGTCCTGCGGGACTATCCCAAGGAGCTGCTGACCGGCCTGTGCATGTCGGTGCTCTGGGCCGTCGGCCCCTACGCGCTGATCATTTTCATGCCCATCTATGTGCAGAAATCGCTGGGGTTCTCCAGTTCACAGGCCTTCACGGCAGCGCTCGTGGGCAATCTGTTCCTGATCGGGGGTTGCGTGTTCTCCGGCACGCTGTCGGACCGTTACGGTCGCCGCACCGTGCTGCGCGCAGCGGCGCTGATCCTGCTGCTCGCGGTCTACCCGCTGATGATGTGGCTGAAGGCATCGCACACCCTGGGCACGCTCATCGTGGTGCAGTCGCTGTTCTGCCTGATGGTGGCCATGTACGTGGGCGTGGCCCCGGCGGCGCTGTCCGAAGTGTTTCCCACCGCCGTGCGCTCTTCGGGCATGTCCCTGTCGTACAACACGGCAGTCACGGTCCTGGGCGGATTCGCCCCCGTCATTCTTACCTGGATCACCTACACCACGGGCGTGGCGTTCGCGCCCGCACTGTACGTCATGGGAGCCAGCGTGGTCGCGCTGATTGCATTGACCGTTCTGCCGCAGGGCCGCCATGTTTAA
- a CDS encoding MBL fold metallo-hydrolase, with product MFKVSKTLAAAAALALAGFCSTPLAAESPRTTELVLLGVAGGPTWYGAESPHGISSAVLVDGRAYIVDLGSGAYRQLRRAGVKPGAEQAVFLTHLHTDHIIDLANLLMYDPSARRRAKASMQIYGPGRRGVLPPLAPGMKDDPVIHAENPSAGTRDLVESVIAGMSADLNIRVRSEGVPDIRQFFQAHDIEVPAGVVKDPNTEPAPPMDPFPVWQDERVKVSAILVPHGLVYPNFAYRFDTAAGSVVFSGDTAVSENLIKLAHGADILVHEAIDPAWVDHIVGAKPWDARQQALAKQLLEAHTTPQQVGEVATRAGVKTLVLSHLVPGDAPAEHWLQARQTFRGPVVLGQDLLRLPLGAQRQP from the coding sequence ATGTTTAAGGTATCCAAGACACTGGCCGCGGCCGCGGCGCTCGCGCTGGCCGGCTTTTGCTCGACGCCGCTGGCGGCGGAATCGCCGCGGACCACCGAGCTGGTTCTGCTGGGCGTGGCCGGCGGCCCGACCTGGTATGGCGCCGAGTCGCCGCACGGGATTTCTTCGGCAGTGCTGGTGGACGGACGGGCCTACATCGTCGACCTGGGCTCTGGCGCTTACCGCCAGTTGCGCCGCGCCGGCGTCAAACCCGGCGCCGAACAAGCCGTGTTCCTGACCCACCTGCACACCGACCACATCATCGATCTGGCGAACCTGCTGATGTACGACCCGAGCGCCCGCCGCCGCGCCAAGGCGTCCATGCAGATATACGGCCCCGGACGGCGCGGCGTCCTGCCGCCGCTCGCGCCCGGCATGAAGGACGACCCGGTGATCCACGCGGAAAATCCTTCCGCCGGCACGCGCGATCTGGTCGAGTCGGTCATCGCCGGCATGTCGGCCGATCTGAACATACGGGTGCGCAGCGAAGGCGTGCCGGATATCCGGCAGTTCTTCCAGGCTCATGACATCGAGGTTCCGGCCGGCGTGGTCAAGGATCCGAACACCGAACCGGCTCCGCCGATGGATCCGTTTCCCGTCTGGCAGGATGAGCGTGTCAAGGTCAGCGCCATCCTGGTGCCGCACGGTCTGGTGTACCCCAACTTCGCCTACCGCTTCGACACCGCGGCAGGCTCCGTGGTGTTCTCGGGCGATACGGCGGTCAGCGAAAACCTGATCAAGCTGGCCCACGGCGCCGACATCCTGGTGCACGAGGCGATCGACCCGGCCTGGGTCGACCACATCGTCGGCGCCAAGCCCTGGGACGCCCGCCAACAAGCGTTGGCCAAGCAACTGCTGGAGGCCCACACCACGCCGCAGCAAGTGGGCGAAGTCGCCACCCGCGCCGGCGTCAAGACGCTTGTGCTGTCACATCTGGTGCCGGGTGACGCGCCTGCGGAGCATTGGCTGCAGGCGCGCCAGACCTTCCGCGGACCCGTCGTGTTGGGACAGGACCTGCTGCGCCTGCCCCTGGGCGCGCAGCGCCAACCCTAG